In Hallerella succinigenes, the following are encoded in one genomic region:
- the gatC gene encoding Asp-tRNA(Asn)/Glu-tRNA(Gln) amidotransferase subunit GatC — protein MLSKEEILKIAKLSRLKISDAEIESFSGRLDQLLHYMEDLKALDLSNVEPMTGVEDAPTVLREDVPQPSFTHEQAFANAPEVENDHFVIPKVIG, from the coding sequence ATGCTGAGTAAAGAAGAAATCTTGAAGATTGCAAAACTTTCCCGTTTGAAGATTTCGGATGCGGAAATTGAATCCTTCTCGGGTCGTTTGGACCAGCTCCTTCACTACATGGAAGACTTGAAGGCTTTGGATCTTTCGAATGTGGAACCGATGACGGGTGTCGAAGATGCGCCGACCGTTCTGCGCGAAGATGTTCCGCAGCCGTCGTTCACACATGAACAGGCGTTTGCGAATGCTCCGGAAGTCGAAAACGATCACTTCGTGATCCCGAAGGTTATCGGTTAA
- a CDS encoding ATP-dependent helicase, which produces MARIIDLTRLHEELNEEQVAAAAKTEGPALILAGAGSGKTRTITYKIAHLISSKGVDPRRILAVTFTNKAAREMKMRIQQILEGKVNLEWMGTFHSICVRILRLCLSNERIGQALGWKINRNFSIYDDDDQKKILKEILKPLFGDDMDAQKLKQARSIISKYKNSVVKQSLPDGSYRIVLQTPTVALEQAAFPDQQKMAGVYRDYQAKLGDANAMDFDDLLLNTVELLQKLPQVAAQFANRFQYVVVDEYQDTNDVQYELLKLLIDRSKQNVTVVGDDDQSIYGWRGANIEIIRNFSHDFDQVTFFKLERNYRSSANIVKGAGSVIAHNDRPLEMSKNVYSKEPAGEPIHVVNVLADTFEAEQIAKRVLAAGKDAYAQTAIFYRTNAQSRAIEKALNDSRIPCVIYGGTRFWDRKEVRDIMAYMRLLSNPKDDAALLRIVNTPPRGIGGGSLDALRMTATTNACSLWEALPSEIAKGGRTAKGFENFKNMVDGWLALLHGNEALPILAEHVIRDTFYKEFLKKEDETTSDERGRNLDEMVNAFREFEEENPDKGLDEFLQEISLLTDADKKVENAQTRVTLMTIHMAKGLEFDTVHIAGCDEGVFPLVRESSMTETPDERKKQAEEERRLFYVGCTRAKHILYLYHAGRRFWQGSLRPFPPSRFLEEIDPSTTSIEGRCADESSQEFTGEPWNQGLRGYAARGAGLRPAYGSYGNGGNRFGASRGADFSGSYPRSFASSGRSQSTGLHKTQRIVYKNPQVVEKVEKGPRLVYDVDCDNPLRSGVRVQHMKFGTGVVTNVSGSGENTRVEVRFSNGIVRKLILKYAGLQILD; this is translated from the coding sequence ATGGCGCGCATAATTGATCTTACGCGCTTACATGAAGAACTGAATGAAGAACAGGTTGCCGCGGCCGCAAAGACTGAAGGCCCTGCTCTCATTTTGGCAGGCGCCGGTTCGGGAAAAACCCGTACAATTACTTATAAAATTGCGCACTTGATTTCTTCCAAGGGCGTGGATCCTCGTCGCATTCTCGCGGTCACTTTTACGAACAAAGCAGCCCGTGAAATGAAAATGCGTATTCAGCAGATTCTCGAAGGCAAGGTGAACCTCGAATGGATGGGCACCTTCCATTCGATCTGCGTGCGCATTCTCCGCCTGTGCCTTTCGAACGAGCGCATTGGACAGGCGCTCGGATGGAAGATCAATAGGAACTTTTCCATCTACGACGATGACGACCAGAAAAAGATTTTAAAAGAAATTCTAAAGCCGCTCTTTGGCGACGACATGGATGCGCAAAAGCTGAAACAGGCTCGCAGCATCATTTCGAAGTACAAGAACAGCGTGGTGAAGCAGTCGCTCCCGGATGGCAGTTACCGCATCGTTTTGCAGACGCCGACGGTCGCCTTGGAACAGGCCGCCTTTCCGGATCAACAGAAGATGGCGGGCGTCTATCGCGATTACCAGGCAAAGCTCGGCGATGCGAACGCGATGGACTTCGATGACCTTTTGCTGAATACGGTGGAACTTTTGCAAAAACTTCCGCAGGTGGCGGCTCAGTTTGCAAACCGTTTCCAGTATGTGGTGGTCGATGAATACCAGGACACGAACGACGTCCAGTACGAACTTTTGAAGTTGCTGATCGACCGTTCCAAGCAGAATGTGACGGTCGTGGGCGACGATGACCAGAGTATTTATGGCTGGCGTGGCGCAAACATTGAAATTATCCGCAATTTCTCGCATGATTTTGACCAGGTGACGTTCTTTAAGCTTGAACGCAATTACCGCTCTTCGGCAAACATTGTGAAGGGAGCGGGCTCCGTAATCGCTCACAACGACCGGCCTTTGGAAATGTCGAAAAACGTCTATTCGAAGGAACCGGCGGGTGAACCGATTCATGTGGTGAATGTTCTTGCGGATACGTTTGAAGCGGAACAGATCGCGAAGCGGGTCCTCGCCGCGGGTAAGGATGCCTATGCGCAGACGGCGATTTTTTACCGTACCAATGCGCAGTCCCGTGCGATTGAAAAGGCTTTGAACGATTCCCGAATTCCGTGCGTGATTTATGGCGGTACGCGATTTTGGGATCGCAAGGAAGTGCGTGACATTATGGCGTACATGCGTCTTCTTTCGAATCCGAAGGACGATGCGGCGCTTTTGCGTATTGTCAATACGCCTCCGCGCGGTATCGGTGGCGGTTCGCTTGACGCACTACGAATGACGGCAACGACGAACGCCTGTTCGCTTTGGGAAGCCTTGCCTTCCGAAATTGCGAAGGGCGGTCGCACAGCGAAAGGCTTTGAGAACTTTAAGAATATGGTCGACGGTTGGCTCGCCCTGTTGCACGGTAACGAAGCGCTTCCGATTCTTGCGGAACATGTGATTCGCGATACCTTCTACAAGGAATTCTTGAAGAAGGAAGACGAAACGACTTCGGACGAACGCGGACGTAACCTCGATGAAATGGTGAACGCTTTCCGCGAATTCGAAGAAGAAAATCCGGATAAGGGCCTCGACGAATTCTTGCAGGAAATTTCCCTTTTGACGGATGCGGACAAGAAGGTCGAAAATGCGCAGACCCGTGTGACGCTCATGACGATTCACATGGCGAAGGGCCTTGAATTCGATACGGTCCACATTGCGGGTTGCGACGAAGGCGTGTTCCCGCTTGTACGCGAATCGAGCATGACGGAAACTCCCGATGAACGCAAAAAGCAGGCGGAAGAAGAAAGACGCCTGTTCTATGTGGGCTGCACCCGTGCAAAGCATATCCTTTACCTGTACCATGCGGGACGGCGTTTTTGGCAGGGAAGTCTACGACCGTTCCCGCCGTCTCGATTCCTCGAAGAAATCGATCCTTCGACGACTTCGATCGAAGGGCGTTGTGCGGATGAAAGTTCGCAGGAATTTACCGGGGAACCTTGGAATCAGGGACTTCGCGGTTATGCGGCCCGTGGGGCTGGTTTGCGGCCTGCTTATGGTTCGTATGGAAACGGTGGAAACCGTTTTGGCGCTTCGCGTGGAGCCGATTTTTCAGGTTCGTATCCGCGGTCGTTCGCTTCTTCGGGCCGTTCGCAGTCGACAGGCCTTCATAAGACGCAACGAATCGTTTACAAGAATCCGCAGGTCGTGGAAAAGGTCGAAAAGGGACCGCGTCTTGTGTACGATGTGGATTGTGATAATCCGCTGCGCAGCGGCGTCCGGGTTCAGCACATGAAGTTCGGAACGGGCGTCGTGACAAATGTGTCAGGTTCTGGAGAGAACACGCGTGTGGAAGTTCGATTTTCTAACGGAATTGTAAGAAAATTGATTTTAAAATACGCCGGACTCCAAATTTTGGACTAG
- a CDS encoding ComEA family DNA-binding protein, whose amino-acid sequence MNAPEKKVFILALFLFALGILVKVSPWDPVPQIETFSYAEQPREALKNEHNPNGFVQIEQSGLKESAKTGNISRNSKKTKPAVHFPIAINRATAEELCAIQGVGPKLAEKMIAYRSSHGRFSGPSDLKKVSGIGKKKAEKILTFVIFD is encoded by the coding sequence ATGAACGCGCCTGAGAAAAAGGTCTTTATATTAGCACTCTTTCTTTTTGCCCTAGGTATTCTCGTTAAGGTTTCCCCGTGGGATCCTGTGCCGCAAATCGAGACGTTCTCGTACGCGGAACAGCCCCGGGAAGCTTTGAAAAACGAACACAATCCGAATGGATTCGTTCAAATCGAACAGTCCGGGCTAAAAGAGTCTGCAAAAACAGGGAATATTTCTCGAAATTCAAAAAAAACAAAGCCCGCGGTCCATTTTCCGATAGCGATCAACCGGGCAACGGCTGAGGAACTTTGCGCCATTCAAGGTGTTGGACCGAAGCTTGCGGAAAAAATGATTGCGTACCGTTCTTCCCATGGACGTTTTTCGGGACCTTCCGATCTGAAAAAAGTCTCCGGAATTGGAAAGAAAAAAGCGGAAAAAATCCTCACCTTTGTTATTTTTGACTAG
- the coaD gene encoding pantetheine-phosphate adenylyltransferase, whose amino-acid sequence MERIAVFAGSFDPFTVAHLAIVKRASAIFDHVIVVVGKNVQKNSLLSVETRMRFVQKATANLKNVTVDSFDGLTVEYMKNSGAKFLVRGIRSAVEFDAERNLAWNNQMLYPQAETVFLQIEPELASVSSSAVREILHFGGDVSKMIPAEFFPDLISEMEKH is encoded by the coding sequence ATGGAACGTATAGCCGTTTTTGCGGGATCTTTTGATCCTTTTACCGTTGCACATTTAGCCATTGTCAAAAGGGCCAGTGCTATTTTTGATCATGTAATCGTGGTCGTCGGAAAGAATGTTCAGAAGAATTCTCTTTTGAGCGTGGAAACGCGCATGCGTTTTGTTCAAAAGGCGACGGCGAATTTGAAAAATGTGACGGTCGATTCCTTTGACGGCTTGACGGTAGAATATATGAAAAACTCCGGGGCCAAGTTCTTGGTACGTGGAATCCGTTCCGCGGTGGAATTTGACGCGGAAAGAAATCTCGCGTGGAACAATCAGATGCTGTATCCGCAAGCGGAAACGGTCTTTTTACAGATTGAACCGGAACTCGCTTCGGTTTCGAGTTCTGCGGTACGCGAAATTTTGCACTTTGGTGGCGACGTCTCTAAGATGATCCCGGCGGAGTTTTTCCCCGACTTGATTTCCGAAATGGAGAAACATTAA
- a CDS encoding 3-deoxy-manno-octulosonate cytidylyltransferase — MAVAVHCVVPARYTSSRFPGKPLVPICGRPMILRTLDRAVAAGCFKSVVCATDDIRIFKTVEEAGYTAVLTGPAVTGSDRVSEAAEKLGLDLVVNLQGDEPVADLQMLRDVAKALAEEPNSWVSVAAPLADEDRDCLSVVKVEIDSTDHAVEFIRKLPPEPRKWFRHVGVYAYSAEARQEFASLPQSELEKERSLEQLRILGKRPIRMVHCTSLSASVDLPSDVQKVESILKQMEANQNGKSI, encoded by the coding sequence ATGGCAGTAGCTGTTCATTGCGTCGTTCCCGCACGGTACACGTCTTCCCGGTTTCCGGGAAAGCCTCTCGTCCCCATCTGCGGACGGCCCATGATTCTTCGCACGTTAGATAGAGCTGTCGCCGCCGGGTGTTTTAAGAGTGTCGTCTGTGCTACAGACGACATTCGTATTTTTAAAACGGTAGAAGAGGCTGGATATACAGCTGTCCTCACCGGTCCCGCTGTAACGGGTTCTGACCGAGTCAGCGAAGCCGCTGAAAAATTAGGCCTGGACCTGGTGGTGAATTTGCAGGGAGATGAACCTGTCGCGGACCTTCAGATGCTCCGCGATGTGGCAAAGGCCCTTGCCGAAGAACCGAACTCCTGGGTATCGGTCGCGGCTCCGCTCGCAGATGAAGATAGGGACTGTCTTTCCGTGGTCAAAGTCGAAATCGATTCTACGGATCATGCAGTCGAATTTATTCGAAAACTCCCGCCGGAACCGCGCAAGTGGTTCAGGCATGTGGGCGTGTATGCGTATTCTGCAGAAGCCCGTCAGGAATTCGCGAGTCTCCCGCAGTCGGAACTCGAAAAAGAACGTTCCTTGGAACAACTTCGCATATTGGGCAAAAGGCCCATTCGCATGGTTCATTGTACATCCCTTTCGGCATCGGTCGACTTACCGTCCGATGTGCAAAAGGTCGAATCCATCTTGAAACAAATGGAAGCAAATCAAAATGGAAAATCAATATAA
- a CDS encoding adenosine kinase, translating into MKKVLGFGAALVDMLAQVDDAWIQKVKLQKGGQCSVNYPTLKKIMDQVENPQRVPGGAACNTMVGVAKLGGKASFISKVGRDELGELFAKHLAESGVENRMLSSLTATGTVLSAVTPDAERTMVTFLGASNEVVASEITSELFDNVGILYLEGYRAYGEECFVKTVQEARKRGVMTALDFGAFGVVNDCRPLFNKLFAGRELDIVIANEDEAKAYTGESEEAALEKIAKFCKIAVVKLGKRGALISKDGVVTRIPCGPAKAVDTTGAGDLWASGFLYGILSGWDMERSGKLGSIVSNEVVQVVGAKIPEEGWARIREEMKHV; encoded by the coding sequence ATGAAAAAAGTTTTAGGATTTGGTGCAGCTCTTGTCGACATGCTCGCTCAGGTTGACGACGCTTGGATTCAGAAGGTCAAGCTGCAGAAGGGCGGTCAGTGCTCGGTCAATTATCCGACATTGAAGAAGATTATGGACCAGGTCGAAAATCCGCAGAGGGTTCCGGGAGGCGCTGCTTGCAATACGATGGTTGGCGTGGCAAAGCTCGGCGGTAAGGCTTCCTTTATTTCGAAGGTGGGCCGTGATGAACTCGGCGAACTTTTTGCAAAACACCTGGCGGAAAGCGGTGTCGAAAACCGGATGCTTTCTTCTTTGACGGCGACGGGAACGGTTCTTTCGGCGGTGACGCCGGATGCGGAACGCACTATGGTGACGTTCCTCGGAGCTTCGAACGAAGTAGTTGCTTCGGAGATCACTTCTGAACTTTTTGATAACGTCGGAATTCTTTACCTTGAAGGCTATCGCGCTTATGGTGAAGAATGCTTTGTGAAAACGGTACAGGAAGCCCGCAAGCGTGGCGTGATGACCGCTCTCGACTTTGGTGCCTTTGGCGTGGTGAACGATTGCCGCCCTCTTTTTAACAAGCTCTTTGCGGGCCGTGAACTTGACATTGTGATTGCAAACGAAGACGAAGCCAAGGCTTACACGGGTGAATCCGAAGAAGCGGCTCTCGAAAAGATTGCAAAGTTCTGTAAAATTGCCGTGGTGAAGCTTGGCAAACGTGGCGCTTTGATTTCGAAGGACGGCGTGGTGACGCGTATTCCGTGCGGTCCGGCCAAGGCTGTCGATACGACGGGTGCTGGCGACCTCTGGGCTTCGGGATTCCTTTACGGCATTCTTTCCGGCTGGGACATGGAACGCTCGGGCAAGCTCGGCAGTATCGTTTCGAACGAAGTGGTGCAGGTTGTTGGTGCAAAGATTCCGGAAGAAGGCTGGGCACGTATCCGTGAGGAAATGAAGCATGTCTAA
- a CDS encoding GspE/PulE family protein translates to MSQGTSKIGELLLRQGVIDEDQLKHAMSEHERTGLALAKILVRLGMVSEEVLTNILGVQMRNSTRMRIGELLLKHGFITEEQLNKALEEQKRTGQRLGRTLVTLGYMSEERLVEILSAQFEVPYVKLSNFNIDPEAHNKISEDVCRTYKIVPLFFTDRVLTIAMTDPTNVRVIDIVKFKSQMEVDIVMASEKDVMSAIDRTYMSASGNSLEALLNQAKADEAEELQTVDRESEQTQEAELTDEEGQQVVKIVTSLIQEAISRHASDIHLEPQETFLKLRYRIDGDLQVQAPIPARLMNQILSRIKLLAKMDIAEKRKPLDGRFTVRFRGSEVDLRVSSFPVSLRKRGICEKIVMRILDPNSGQFPLKDMGFAPVMFKQFKDAINSPNGIVLVTGPTGSGKSTTLYASIREILDPTINISTMEDPVELNIDGVNQGQINVAAGFTFAAGIRALLRQDPDVIMIGEMRDKETSSMAIEAALTGHLVFSTLHTNDSAGSFPRLLEMGLEPFLVATVMKGILAQRLVRRICKHCKEPVDISPELREELHLAPDMQFYHGRGCEHCDGSGYKGRCGIYEFLVPNEAVRNAIVKRASGDDIKKIAMKECGMITLRMDGLQKALDGLTTLEQVLGASNPDD, encoded by the coding sequence ATGAGTCAAGGAACGTCAAAGATTGGTGAACTCCTGCTACGACAGGGGGTTATTGATGAAGATCAGCTGAAACATGCGATGAGCGAGCATGAACGCACAGGTCTTGCCCTTGCAAAGATTCTTGTACGTCTCGGCATGGTCAGCGAAGAAGTCCTGACGAACATTCTCGGTGTTCAGATGCGCAATTCGACAAGAATGCGTATCGGAGAACTTCTGTTGAAGCATGGATTTATTACGGAAGAACAGCTGAACAAGGCTCTCGAAGAACAGAAGAGAACCGGACAGCGTTTGGGACGTACCCTTGTGACTCTCGGCTATATGTCGGAAGAGCGCTTGGTCGAAATTCTTTCTGCCCAGTTCGAAGTCCCGTACGTAAAGCTTTCCAACTTTAATATTGACCCGGAAGCCCACAACAAGATTTCGGAAGACGTCTGCCGCACCTACAAGATCGTTCCGCTGTTCTTTACGGACCGCGTTTTGACGATCGCGATGACGGACCCGACGAATGTGCGTGTCATCGACATCGTGAAGTTCAAGTCCCAGATGGAAGTGGACATCGTGATGGCGAGCGAAAAGGATGTGATGTCGGCCATCGACCGCACCTATATGTCCGCGTCGGGCAATTCCCTCGAAGCGTTACTGAATCAGGCGAAAGCAGACGAGGCGGAAGAACTGCAAACAGTGGACCGCGAGTCGGAACAGACTCAGGAAGCCGAACTGACGGACGAAGAAGGTCAGCAGGTCGTGAAGATCGTGACTTCGCTCATTCAAGAAGCGATTTCCCGTCACGCATCCGATATTCACCTGGAACCGCAGGAAACGTTCCTCAAGCTCCGCTACCGTATCGATGGTGACCTCCAGGTCCAGGCTCCAATTCCTGCCCGTTTGATGAACCAGATTCTTTCGAGAATCAAGCTCCTTGCGAAGATGGACATTGCAGAAAAGCGTAAGCCGCTCGATGGTCGTTTTACCGTGCGTTTCCGCGGAAGCGAAGTCGACTTGCGTGTGAGTTCCTTCCCGGTTTCTTTGCGTAAGCGCGGCATTTGCGAAAAGATCGTGATGCGTATTCTGGACCCGAATTCGGGTCAGTTCCCGTTGAAGGATATGGGCTTTGCGCCTGTGATGTTCAAGCAGTTCAAGGATGCGATCAACTCTCCGAACGGCATTGTGCTCGTGACCGGTCCTACGGGTTCCGGTAAGTCTACGACGCTTTACGCTTCTATTCGTGAAATTCTCGACCCCACGATCAACATTTCGACGATGGAAGACCCGGTCGAATTGAATATTGACGGTGTGAACCAAGGTCAGATCAACGTGGCCGCAGGCTTTACCTTTGCCGCGGGTATTCGCGCCCTGCTCCGCCAGGACCCGGACGTGATTATGATCGGTGAAATGCGTGACAAGGAAACATCTTCGATGGCTATCGAAGCGGCTTTGACGGGCCACTTGGTGTTCAGTACGCTCCATACGAACGACTCCGCAGGATCGTTCCCGCGTTTGCTGGAAATGGGCCTCGAACCGTTCCTTGTCGCAACCGTGATGAAGGGTATTCTTGCCCAGCGTCTTGTGCGCCGTATTTGTAAGCACTGTAAGGAACCGGTGGACATTTCCCCGGAACTCCGTGAAGAATTGCACCTCGCTCCGGATATGCAGTTCTACCACGGCAGAGGTTGTGAACACTGTGATGGTTCCGGTTACAAGGGACGTTGCGGTATTTATGAGTTCCTCGTACCGAATGAAGCTGTGCGTAATGCGATTGTGAAACGCGCTTCCGGTGACGATATTAAGAAAATCGCCATGAAGGAATGCGGCATGATCACGCTGCGTATGGATGGTCTGCAGAAGGCTTTGGATGGTCTTACCACTCTTGAACAGGTGCTTGGTGCATCGAACCCGGATGACTAA
- the rsmD gene encoding 16S rRNA (guanine(966)-N(2))-methyltransferase RsmD → MAIRITGGTFRGRQIASPLTSKTRPTGAMAREALFNILQDVEGFHVLDLFAGSGCVGIEAVSRGAERVTAVEKNGAQARSLSASYKSLDISDKLHLCVTEAQNFLQKALASEERFDLIYADPPFTEAFPDLRPFLQLLKPTGTAVFEVPSRNVPEWTTEGRIRRYGESSLVFFSASL, encoded by the coding sequence ATGGCCATTCGCATTACGGGCGGAACGTTTCGTGGTCGCCAAATCGCCTCGCCTTTGACATCGAAAACCCGCCCGACGGGTGCGATGGCGCGCGAGGCGCTTTTTAATATTCTCCAAGACGTTGAAGGCTTTCACGTGCTCGACCTTTTTGCGGGATCAGGCTGCGTGGGAATCGAAGCGGTGAGCCGTGGCGCAGAACGTGTGACCGCAGTCGAAAAGAACGGTGCCCAGGCACGTTCGCTGTCGGCTTCGTACAAGTCTTTGGATATTTCCGATAAACTTCATTTGTGTGTAACCGAAGCGCAGAACTTTTTACAGAAGGCTCTTGCTTCGGAAGAACGCTTTGACTTGATTTATGCGGATCCTCCGTTTACAGAGGCTTTCCCGGATCTGCGCCCGTTTTTACAGCTCTTGAAGCCTACGGGAACCGCTGTGTTTGAAGTTCCGTCGCGGAACGTTCCGGAGTGGACGACTGAAGGCCGAATCCGCCGTTATGGCGAAAGTTCGCTCGTCTTTTTCTCGGCATCTTTGTAA
- the pyrG gene encoding glutamine hydrolyzing CTP synthase, with protein MENQYNGKTKFIVVTGGVISGLGKGVAAASIGALLSNRLKVIPVKCDGYLNTDPGTMNPTEHGEVYVLDDGGEVDMDFGHYERFLNVVARSEWSLTMGKVFKLILEKERRGDYLGHTVQFIPHVTNAIKEHFFEVANKENADVLLIEIGGTVGDLENQFFIEAARQLSHEVGNENCMYVHLTYVPIPSGVKEQKSKPTQMSVRELNERGIYPDIIIARCEEFLKPHIKEKIGLFCNLPASHVISGVDVKHVYECPLVYDKEGIPEILLKKLRIYAPPKLDTWSRLVDTMNRNDSNPRKILNVAIGGKYTRLEDSYASIVESLNHAAAHLDVHVEIRWIDTEKLEQHPEEVEADMQGIDAVIIPGGFGTRGIEGKVVLIQYVREHNIPFLGICYGMQLAVVEFARHVCGMKDAGTMETESSKHHVQDPVIAYLPGQDKIKEMGATMRLGGHDVMIRKDSLAEKVYGATEIRERFRHRYEVNPQYVEQLEKGGLVFSGKAKNEDIMQIMEIPGHPYFMACQFHPELKSSLLHPAPLFLGLLKAADERA; from the coding sequence ATGGAAAATCAATATAACGGTAAAACAAAGTTCATCGTCGTAACGGGCGGTGTGATTTCGGGGCTTGGAAAGGGTGTAGCTGCTGCGAGTATCGGCGCGCTTCTTTCGAATCGTCTTAAAGTGATTCCGGTCAAGTGCGATGGTTACTTGAATACGGATCCGGGTACGATGAACCCGACGGAACACGGGGAAGTCTATGTGTTGGATGACGGTGGCGAAGTCGATATGGACTTCGGTCACTACGAAAGATTTTTGAATGTCGTGGCGCGTTCGGAATGGAGCCTTACCATGGGTAAGGTCTTTAAGCTCATTCTTGAAAAGGAGCGCCGCGGGGATTACCTCGGTCACACGGTGCAGTTCATTCCGCACGTGACGAACGCCATCAAGGAACACTTCTTTGAAGTGGCGAACAAGGAAAACGCAGACGTTTTGCTGATTGAAATCGGCGGTACGGTCGGCGACCTTGAAAACCAGTTCTTCATTGAAGCCGCCCGTCAGCTTTCTCATGAAGTCGGCAATGAAAACTGCATGTACGTGCATTTGACCTATGTTCCGATTCCTTCGGGCGTGAAGGAACAGAAGTCCAAGCCGACGCAGATGTCCGTTCGCGAACTCAACGAACGCGGAATTTATCCGGATATCATCATCGCACGTTGCGAAGAATTCCTGAAGCCGCATATCAAGGAAAAGATAGGCCTGTTCTGCAACTTGCCGGCATCCCACGTGATTTCTGGCGTGGACGTGAAGCACGTTTACGAATGCCCGCTCGTTTACGACAAGGAAGGCATTCCGGAAATCCTCTTGAAGAAGCTTCGTATTTACGCACCTCCGAAACTCGACACGTGGAGCCGTCTTGTGGATACGATGAACCGCAACGACAGTAATCCGCGCAAGATTTTGAACGTCGCCATCGGCGGCAAGTACACACGCCTCGAAGATTCCTACGCAAGCATTGTCGAATCTTTGAATCACGCCGCAGCCCATCTCGATGTGCATGTGGAAATTCGCTGGATCGATACGGAAAAGTTGGAGCAGCATCCGGAAGAAGTCGAAGCGGACATGCAGGGCATTGACGCTGTCATCATTCCGGGCGGCTTCGGCACGCGTGGAATCGAAGGAAAGGTCGTCCTCATTCAGTATGTGCGTGAACACAATATTCCGTTCCTCGGCATTTGCTACGGCATGCAGCTCGCGGTGGTGGAATTTGCCCGTCACGTCTGCGGCATGAAGGACGCTGGCACGATGGAAACCGAATCTTCGAAGCATCATGTGCAGGATCCGGTGATCGCTTACTTGCCGGGTCAGGACAAGATCAAGGAAATGGGCGCAACGATGCGTCTCGGCGGTCATGACGTTATGATTCGCAAGGATTCCCTCGCCGAAAAGGTTTACGGCGCAACGGAAATCCGCGAACGTTTCCGGCATCGCTACGAAGTAAACCCGCAGTACGTGGAACAGCTCGAAAAGGGCGGTCTCGTGTTCTCGGGCAAGGCTAAAAATGAAGACATTATGCAGATCATGGAAATTCCGGGTCATCCGTATTTCATGGCTTGCCAGTTCCACCCGGAACTCAAGAGCTCCCTTCTGCATCCGGCGCCACTCTTCCTCGGCCTTTTGAAGGCGGCCGATGAACGCGCCTGA
- a CDS encoding rhomboid family protein — translation MARIFNLDGIYTYLVGYGSLVPVAYEQIWRYLTYAFVHVDLWHFLFNMLALWMFGDDVAMAIGFRRFWILYLFCAVFAGVFSIPFYLFGAMSPMTFIIGASGALMGVFVAYARLFPERGILMFFIIPMKIKHAIWIFVAMDVMFAGSGDTIAHFTHLGGIASGFLCMYLFDNSIWDKLRGEFKERRQGKPAGTPDDPLEGEVRFMDRQKQLDMILKKVSEGGVNSLTEAEKTFLVEESARRRGGRRF, via the coding sequence TTGGCCAGAATATTCAACCTGGATGGAATTTATACCTACCTCGTCGGCTACGGGTCCTTGGTTCCGGTCGCCTATGAACAGATTTGGCGTTATTTGACCTATGCCTTTGTGCATGTGGATCTTTGGCACTTCCTCTTTAACATGCTTGCGCTGTGGATGTTCGGCGACGATGTGGCAATGGCGATTGGCTTTAGGCGCTTTTGGATTCTGTACTTGTTCTGCGCCGTTTTTGCGGGCGTGTTCAGCATTCCGTTCTATTTGTTCGGTGCGATGTCGCCGATGACCTTCATTATCGGGGCTTCGGGTGCTTTGATGGGCGTTTTTGTGGCGTATGCAAGGCTCTTTCCGGAACGTGGCATTTTGATGTTCTTCATTATTCCGATGAAGATCAAGCATGCGATTTGGATTTTCGTAGCGATGGATGTAATGTTTGCTGGTTCGGGCGATACGATTGCGCACTTTACGCATTTGGGCGGTATCGCTTCCGGATTCCTTTGTATGTATCTGTTCGACAACAGCATTTGGGACAAGCTCCGTGGAGAGTTTAAGGAACGCCGTCAAGGCAAGCCGGCCGGTACGCCGGATGATCCGCTCGAAGGCGAAGTCCGTTTTATGGACCGTCAAAAGCAGCTGGATATGATTTTAAAAAAAGTCAGTGAAGGTGGCGTAAATTCGCTTACGGAAGCTGAAAAGACATTCTTGGTGGAAGAAAGCGCTCGTCGCCGCGGTGGTCGTCGTTTTTAA